A region from the Benincasa hispida cultivar B227 chromosome 10, ASM972705v1, whole genome shotgun sequence genome encodes:
- the LOC120089399 gene encoding protein XAP5 CIRCADIAN TIMEKEEPER isoform X2, whose product MSGMGDGYVGTAQDAVRIRRLEKQREAERRKIQELKAKTASAKGQPGLLQFGSSTSEILETAFKKETVGLVTREEYVEKRVNIRNKIEEEEKEKLQKLQQEEEELQLQKRRKRKIRGNSRLSFSDDFENGSDEDDENLEPKKLGRGKLGKDPTVETSFLPDSEREAEEQAERERLKRQWLREQEQIRNEPLEITYSYWDGAGHRRVMQARKGDTIGEFLRAVQQQLAPEFREIRTTSVENLLYVKEDLIIPHQHSFYELIVNKARGKSGPLFHFDVHEDVRTIADATIEKDESHAGKVVERHWYEKNKHIFPASRWEIYDPTKKWERYTIHGD is encoded by the exons ATGTCGGGCATGGGAGATGGGTACGTGGGCACTGCCCAGGACGCTGTCAGGATTCGGAGACTCGAGAAGCAAAGAGAAGCCGAGCGCCGGAAAATCCAGGAGCTCAAGGCCAAGACAGCCTCTGCCAAAGGCCAGCCTGGTCTCCTTCAATTTGGCTCCAGTACCTCCGAG ATTCTCGAGACAGCGTTCAAGAAGGAAACTGTTGGTTTGGTGACGAGAGAAGAGTATGTTGAGAag AGGGTGAATATtcgaaacaaaattgaagaagaggAGAAGGAGAAACTTCAAAAGCTACAACAAGA GGAAGAAGAACTCCAATTGCAGAAGCggaggaaaaggaaaataaggGGGAACTCACGCTTGTCTTTTTCTGATGATTTTGAGAATGGAAGTGATGAGGATGATG AAAATTTGGAACCAAAAaagcttggtcgtggtaaactTGGCAAAGATCCTACAGTGGAGACTAGCTTTTTGCCTGATAG TGAGCGAGAAGCTGAGGAGCAAGCTGAGCGTGAAAGGTTGAAGAGACAGTGGCTTCGGGAGCAGGAGCAAATTCGAA ATGAGCCTCTTGAAATCACTTACAGTTATTGGGATGGAGCCGGCCATAGGCGAGTCATGCAG GCACGAAAAGGTGATACAATTGGAGAGTTTCTGAGGGCTGTACAGCAGCAACTTGCCCCTGAGTTTCGTGAAATTAGGACTACCTCAGTAGAGAATTTGCTATATGTGAAAGAGGATCTTATAATACCCCAT CAACATAGCTTCTATGAGCTTATTGTGAACAAAGCTAGAGGCAAAAGTGGCCCA CTTTTCCACTTTGATGTACATGAGGATGTTCGGACAATTGCCGATGCAACAATAGAGAAGGATGAG TCTCATGCCGGGAAAGTTGTTGAGAGGCACTGGTATGAGAAGAATAAACATATCTTTCCTGCTTCAAGATGGGAG ATATATGATCCAACCAAGAAATGGGAGCGGTACACCATCCATGGGGATTGA
- the LOC120089399 gene encoding protein XAP5 CIRCADIAN TIMEKEEPER isoform X1, whose product MSGMGDGYVGTAQDAVRIRRLEKQREAERRKIQELKAKTASAKGQPGLLQFGSSTSEILETAFKKETVGLVTREEYVEKRVNIRNKIEEEEKEKLQKLQQEEEELQLQKRRKRKIRGNSRLSFSDDFENGSDEDDGNKNLEPKKLGRGKLGKDPTVETSFLPDSEREAEEQAERERLKRQWLREQEQIRNEPLEITYSYWDGAGHRRVMQARKGDTIGEFLRAVQQQLAPEFREIRTTSVENLLYVKEDLIIPHQHSFYELIVNKARGKSGPLFHFDVHEDVRTIADATIEKDESHAGKVVERHWYEKNKHIFPASRWEIYDPTKKWERYTIHGD is encoded by the exons ATGTCGGGCATGGGAGATGGGTACGTGGGCACTGCCCAGGACGCTGTCAGGATTCGGAGACTCGAGAAGCAAAGAGAAGCCGAGCGCCGGAAAATCCAGGAGCTCAAGGCCAAGACAGCCTCTGCCAAAGGCCAGCCTGGTCTCCTTCAATTTGGCTCCAGTACCTCCGAG ATTCTCGAGACAGCGTTCAAGAAGGAAACTGTTGGTTTGGTGACGAGAGAAGAGTATGTTGAGAag AGGGTGAATATtcgaaacaaaattgaagaagaggAGAAGGAGAAACTTCAAAAGCTACAACAAGA GGAAGAAGAACTCCAATTGCAGAAGCggaggaaaaggaaaataaggGGGAACTCACGCTTGTCTTTTTCTGATGATTTTGAGAATGGAAGTGATGAGGATGATGGTAATA AAAATTTGGAACCAAAAaagcttggtcgtggtaaactTGGCAAAGATCCTACAGTGGAGACTAGCTTTTTGCCTGATAG TGAGCGAGAAGCTGAGGAGCAAGCTGAGCGTGAAAGGTTGAAGAGACAGTGGCTTCGGGAGCAGGAGCAAATTCGAA ATGAGCCTCTTGAAATCACTTACAGTTATTGGGATGGAGCCGGCCATAGGCGAGTCATGCAG GCACGAAAAGGTGATACAATTGGAGAGTTTCTGAGGGCTGTACAGCAGCAACTTGCCCCTGAGTTTCGTGAAATTAGGACTACCTCAGTAGAGAATTTGCTATATGTGAAAGAGGATCTTATAATACCCCAT CAACATAGCTTCTATGAGCTTATTGTGAACAAAGCTAGAGGCAAAAGTGGCCCA CTTTTCCACTTTGATGTACATGAGGATGTTCGGACAATTGCCGATGCAACAATAGAGAAGGATGAG TCTCATGCCGGGAAAGTTGTTGAGAGGCACTGGTATGAGAAGAATAAACATATCTTTCCTGCTTCAAGATGGGAG ATATATGATCCAACCAAGAAATGGGAGCGGTACACCATCCATGGGGATTGA
- the LOC120089186 gene encoding translocon-associated protein subunit alpha — translation MASKVFRIFFLTLLLLASPFLQVVRCQSDADVESEDAAVDDATDLGIVGEDELDFGDGSFSAAPGVDTVCVFPKNSARLVVAGEETELLAGIKNNGDSSLNVIAIKASVHYTFDHRLLIQNLTAQAFNNGSVPASSQATFPYLFAVSKYLQSGNFDLVGTIIYEIDQHPYQSTFFNGTIEVAEAGGFLSIESVFLVTLGIALIVLLGLWIHGQIQNLSKKTKRAPKVEVGTKTSDASLDEWLEGTAYSRSSSNKSKKKK, via the exons ATGGCGTCGAAGGTCTTCAGGATTTTCTTTCTTACGCTCCTTCTCCTTGCGTCGCCTTTTCTCCAAG TTGTTAGATGTCAATCGGATGCGGACGTGGAATCTGAAGATGCTGCCGTTGATGATGCCACTGACTTGGGGATTGTTGGGGAGGATGAACTAGATTTTGGTGATGGGAGTTTCAGCGCTGCTCCAGGGGTTGATACAGTGTGTGTTTTCCCCAAAAATAGTGCACGTT TAGTGGTGGCCGGAGAAGAGACTGAACTATTAGCaggaataaaaaataatg GGGATTCTAGCTTGAATGTCATTGCAATAAAGGCCAGTGTCCATTACACTTTCGATCACCGGTTACTGATTCAAAATCTTACTGCACAG GCTTTTAACAATGGATCAGTACCAGCATCGTCACAAGCAACTTTCCCCTACCTTTTTGCTGTCAGCAAATATCTTCAG TCCGGAAATTTTGATCTCGTTGGAACCATTATCTATGAAATAGATCAGCATCCATATCAAAGTACCTTCTTCAATGGTACCATTGAAGTTGCTGAAGCTGGTGGTTTTCTCAGCATTGAATCCGTATTTCTAGTTACCCTTGGAATTGCACTTATCGTGCTGCTTGGTTTATGGATTCATGGTCAAATACAGAATCTTTCCAAG aaaacgaAGAGGGCTCCTAAGGTTGAAGTCGGAACCAAGACCTCAGATGCATCATTGGACGAATGGCTTGAG GGTACTGCATATTCTCGGTCATCGTCaaacaaatcaaagaaaaagaagtag